In the Artemia franciscana chromosome 1, ASM3288406v1, whole genome shotgun sequence genome, one interval contains:
- the LOC136035567 gene encoding ankyrin-1-like produces MPKTSTQNKRQKLISKGAAIDAINFRKQTLLHIAVKNGHLGFCQLLISNGAAIDAINSEKETPLHIAVENGHLGICLLLISKGAAIDAIDFQKQTPLHIAVKNGHLGICQLLISKGAAIDAINSWKNTPLHIAVTTENLDICQLLISNGAAIDAINSAKETPLHIAVENGHLGICLLLISKGAAIDAINFQKETPLHIAVTTENLDICQLLISNGAAIDAINSEKETPLHIAVENGHLGICLLLISKGAAIDAINFQKQTPLHIAVENGHLFICVLLISKGAEIDNRSSWIETPLHIAVTIGNLGICQLLISKGAAIDAIDSWKETLLHIAVANGNLDICQLLISKGAAIDVINFWKQTPLHIAVKNGHLGICQLLISKGAKIDTIDFSYKTPLHDAAFSGELKACQLLISNGATIDALDSSKSTPLHLAAQYGHLNVCRLLVSKGASINSLNSYNVTPLMLASFSFYPHTLKSICRDIINKKALYIHKCNNIRHIPNKLKNYLTYTDELISLEQEKRKSKGSPRSLYIILKYDELARKASALKTIFYSNE; encoded by the coding sequence ATGCCGAAGACATCAACGCAAAATAAACGACAaaaattgatttcaaagggtgctgcaatagatgcTATAAATTTTCGGAAACAAACGCTTTTACATATAGCTGTTAAGAATGGACATCTAGGTttttgtcagctattgatttcaaacggtgctgcaatagatgccataaattctgagaaagaaacgcctttacatatagctgttgAGAATGGACATCTAGGTATTTGTctgctattgatttcaaagggcgctgcaatagatgccatagattTTCAGAAACAAAcgcctttacatatagctgttaAGAATGGACATCTAGgtatttgtcagctattgatttcaaagggtgctgcaatagatgccataaattcttggaaaaatacgcctttacatatagctgttaCGACTgaaaatctagatatttgtcagctattgatttcaaacggtgctgcaatagatgccataaATTCTGCGAAAGAAAcgcctttacatatagctgttgAGAATGGACATCTAGGTATTTGTctgctattgatttcaaagggcgctgcaatagatgccataaattttcagaaagaaacgcctttacatatagctgttaCGACTgaaaatctagatatttgtcagctattgatttcaaacggtgctgcaatagatgccataaattctgagaaagaaacgcctttacatatagctgttgAGAATGGACATCTAGGTATTTGTctgctattgatttcaaagggcgctgcaatagatgccataaattttcagaaacaaacgcctttacatatagctgttgAGAATGGACATCTATTTATTTGTgtgctattgatttcaaagggcGCTGAAATAGATAACAGATCTTCTTGGATAGAAAcgcctttacatatagctgttaCGATTGGAAATCTAGgtatttgtcagctattgatttcaaagggtgctgcaatagatgccatagattCTTGGAAAGAAACCCTTTTACATATAGCTGTTGCGAATGGAAATCTAGATAtatgtcagctattgatttcaaagggcGCTGCAATAGATGTCATAAATTTTTGGAAACaaacacctttacatatagctgttaAGAATGGACATTTAGGTATTTGTCAGCTgttgatttcaaagggtgctaaaATAGATACCAtagatttttcttataaaacacCTCTGCATGATGCTGCTTTTTCTGGAGAACTAAAAGcctgtcagctattgatttcaaatggCGCTACAATAGATGCTTTAGATTCTAGTAAATCAACACCTTTACATCTCGCTGCACAGTATGGTCACTTGAATGTGTGTAGGTTACTAGTGTCGAAGGGTGCAAGCATCAATTCTTTAAACTCATATAATGTGACACCTTTAATGCTAGcttctttcagtttttatcCTCACACGTTGAAATCAATTTGCAGggacataataaataaaaaagcactcTATATCCATAAGTGCAATAATATTCGGCATATTCCGaataagttgaaaaattatttaacttataCGGATGAACTTATAAGTTTAGAACAAGAAAAGCGTAAATCCAAGGGTTCACCTAGGAGCTTGTATATTATCCTGAAATATGACGAGTTGGCTAGGAAAGCGAGTGctttaaaaacgattttttaTAGCAATGAATAG